In a single window of the Anguilla rostrata isolate EN2019 chromosome 4, ASM1855537v3, whole genome shotgun sequence genome:
- the LOC135253885 gene encoding matrix metalloproteinase-16-like isoform X1 — MLLLPFHDRRRLTIFYPGALCLQSFLWILCTARGEDQPFSVEAWLQRYGYLPPTDPRMSVLRSAQTMQSAIAAMQRLYGLNITGSLDMNTIDENTLSWMKKPRCGVPDQLGGASKFNVRRRRYALTGQRWQHRHITYSIKNVTPKVGAVETHDAIRRAFDVWQNVTPLRFEAVPYSALENGKRDVDITIIFASGFHGDSSPFDGEGGFLAHAYFPGPGIGGDTHFDSDEPWTLGNPNHDGNDLFLVAVHELGHALGLEHSNEPTAIMAPFYQYMDTDNFKLPSDDLQGIQKIYGPPEKIPQPTQPLPTAPPPRSPASDPRKHDRQTRPPRPPTGDRPAYPSGKPDICDGGFNTLAILRREMFVFKDQWFWRVRDNAVMPGYPMQIAYFWRGLPPKIDAVYENSEGKFVFFKGNRFWVFKDTTLQPAYPQDISMFGSGMPTHSIETAVWWEDVAKTYFFKGDRYWRYNEEMRTMDPGYPRPISVWKGVPESPQGAFVDKANGFTYFYKGKEYWKFSNQKLRVEPGYPRSILRDFMGCDDTLDPERDRDRDRDRDRDRDRRPPQEDVDIVIKLDNTAGTVKAVAIVIPCVLALCLLVLLYTVFQFKRKGTPRHILYCKRSMQEWV; from the exons gccTGGCTCCAGAGGTACGGGTACCTGCCCCCCACTGACCCCCGAATGTCAGTCCTGCGCTCCGCACAGACCATGCAGTCTGCTATCGCTGCTATGCAGCGTCTGTATGGCCTGAATATCACAGGGTCGCTGGACATGAACACCATCGA CGAAAACACGTTAAG TTGGATGAAAAAGCCTCGATGTGGGGTTCCAGACCAGCTAGGGGGGGCCTCTAAGTTCAACGTGCGGAGACGGCGGTACGCCCTCACGGGGCAGAGGTGGCAGCACAGGCACATCACGTACAG catTAAGAACGTCACGCCCAAAGTGGGCGCCGTGGAGACACACGACGCCATCCGGCGGGCCTTCGACGTGTGGCAGAACGTCACGCCCCTTCGCTTCGAGGCCGTCCCGTACAGCGCCCTGGAGAACGGCAAGCGGGACGTCGACATCACCATCATATTCGCCTCTGGTTTCCACGGCGACAGCTCGCCCTTCGACGGGGAGGGCGGCTTCCTGGCGCACGCCTACTTCCCCGGGCCCGGCATCGGCGGGGACACCCACTTCGATTCGGACGAGCCCTGGACCCTGGGGAACCCCAACCACGACG GAAATGACCTCTTCCTGGTGGCGGTGCACGAGCTCGGCCACGCCCTCGGGCTGGAGCATTCCAACGAGCCCACTGCCATCATGGCTCCCTTCTACCAGTACATGGACACGGACAACTTCAAGCTGCCGTCTGATGACCTGCAGGGGATCCAGAAGATATACG GGCCCCCCGAAAAGATTCCCCAGCCCACCCAGCCGCTgcccacggccccgccccctcgctccCCGGCCTCGGACCCCCGCAAGCACGACCGGCAGACCCGCCCGCCGCGGCCGCCCACGGGCGACAGGCCGGCCTACCCCAGCGGCAAGCCGGACATCTGCGACGGCGGCTTCAACACCCTGGCCATCCTGCGCCGCGAGATGTTCGTGTTTAAG gaccaGTGGTTCTGGCGGGTGCGGGACAACGCCGTAATGCCTGGCTACCCCATGCAGATAGCCTACTTCTGGAGGGGCCTGCCCCCCAAGATTGACGCCGTGTACGAGAACAGCGAGGGGAAATTTGTCTTCTTCAAAG GGAACCGGTTCTGGGTGTTCAAGGACACCACGCTGCAGCCCGCGTACCCCCAGGACATCTCCATGTTCGGCAGCGGCATGCCCACGCACAGCATCGAGACAGCCGTCTGGTGGGAGGACGTGGCCAAAACGTACTTCTTCAAGGGAGACAG GTACTGGCGGTACAATGAGGAGATGAGGACCATGGACCCGGGCTACCCCAGACCCATCTCCGTGTGGAAGGGCGTCCCTGAGTCGCCCCAGGGGGCCTTCGTGGACAAAGCCAACG GGTTCACCTACTTCTACAAGGGGAAGGAGTACTGGAAGTTCAGCAACCAGAAGCTGAGGGTGGAGCCGGGCTACCCCAGGTCCATCCTGAGGGACTTCATGGGCTGCGACGACACGCTGGACCCGGAGCGCgaccgggaccgggaccgggacagggaccgggaccgggaccgACGGCCCCCGCAGGAGGACGTGGACATCGTCATCAAGCTGGACAACACGGCGGGAACGGTGAAGGCCGTGGCCATCGTCATCCCCTGCGTCCTGGCCCTCTGCCTGCTGGTGCTCCTCTACACCGTCTTTCAGTTCAAGAGGAAAGGCACGCCcagacacatactgtactgcaaGCGCTCCATGCAGGAGTGGGTGTGA
- the LOC135253885 gene encoding matrix metalloproteinase-16-like isoform X2: protein MLLLPFHDRRRLTIFYPGALCLQSFLWILCTARGEDQPFSVEAWLQRYGYLPPTDPRMSVLRSAQTMQSAIAAMQRLYGLNITGSLDMNTIDWMKKPRCGVPDQLGGASKFNVRRRRYALTGQRWQHRHITYSIKNVTPKVGAVETHDAIRRAFDVWQNVTPLRFEAVPYSALENGKRDVDITIIFASGFHGDSSPFDGEGGFLAHAYFPGPGIGGDTHFDSDEPWTLGNPNHDGNDLFLVAVHELGHALGLEHSNEPTAIMAPFYQYMDTDNFKLPSDDLQGIQKIYGPPEKIPQPTQPLPTAPPPRSPASDPRKHDRQTRPPRPPTGDRPAYPSGKPDICDGGFNTLAILRREMFVFKDQWFWRVRDNAVMPGYPMQIAYFWRGLPPKIDAVYENSEGKFVFFKGNRFWVFKDTTLQPAYPQDISMFGSGMPTHSIETAVWWEDVAKTYFFKGDRYWRYNEEMRTMDPGYPRPISVWKGVPESPQGAFVDKANGFTYFYKGKEYWKFSNQKLRVEPGYPRSILRDFMGCDDTLDPERDRDRDRDRDRDRDRRPPQEDVDIVIKLDNTAGTVKAVAIVIPCVLALCLLVLLYTVFQFKRKGTPRHILYCKRSMQEWV, encoded by the exons gccTGGCTCCAGAGGTACGGGTACCTGCCCCCCACTGACCCCCGAATGTCAGTCCTGCGCTCCGCACAGACCATGCAGTCTGCTATCGCTGCTATGCAGCGTCTGTATGGCCTGAATATCACAGGGTCGCTGGACATGAACACCATCGA TTGGATGAAAAAGCCTCGATGTGGGGTTCCAGACCAGCTAGGGGGGGCCTCTAAGTTCAACGTGCGGAGACGGCGGTACGCCCTCACGGGGCAGAGGTGGCAGCACAGGCACATCACGTACAG catTAAGAACGTCACGCCCAAAGTGGGCGCCGTGGAGACACACGACGCCATCCGGCGGGCCTTCGACGTGTGGCAGAACGTCACGCCCCTTCGCTTCGAGGCCGTCCCGTACAGCGCCCTGGAGAACGGCAAGCGGGACGTCGACATCACCATCATATTCGCCTCTGGTTTCCACGGCGACAGCTCGCCCTTCGACGGGGAGGGCGGCTTCCTGGCGCACGCCTACTTCCCCGGGCCCGGCATCGGCGGGGACACCCACTTCGATTCGGACGAGCCCTGGACCCTGGGGAACCCCAACCACGACG GAAATGACCTCTTCCTGGTGGCGGTGCACGAGCTCGGCCACGCCCTCGGGCTGGAGCATTCCAACGAGCCCACTGCCATCATGGCTCCCTTCTACCAGTACATGGACACGGACAACTTCAAGCTGCCGTCTGATGACCTGCAGGGGATCCAGAAGATATACG GGCCCCCCGAAAAGATTCCCCAGCCCACCCAGCCGCTgcccacggccccgccccctcgctccCCGGCCTCGGACCCCCGCAAGCACGACCGGCAGACCCGCCCGCCGCGGCCGCCCACGGGCGACAGGCCGGCCTACCCCAGCGGCAAGCCGGACATCTGCGACGGCGGCTTCAACACCCTGGCCATCCTGCGCCGCGAGATGTTCGTGTTTAAG gaccaGTGGTTCTGGCGGGTGCGGGACAACGCCGTAATGCCTGGCTACCCCATGCAGATAGCCTACTTCTGGAGGGGCCTGCCCCCCAAGATTGACGCCGTGTACGAGAACAGCGAGGGGAAATTTGTCTTCTTCAAAG GGAACCGGTTCTGGGTGTTCAAGGACACCACGCTGCAGCCCGCGTACCCCCAGGACATCTCCATGTTCGGCAGCGGCATGCCCACGCACAGCATCGAGACAGCCGTCTGGTGGGAGGACGTGGCCAAAACGTACTTCTTCAAGGGAGACAG GTACTGGCGGTACAATGAGGAGATGAGGACCATGGACCCGGGCTACCCCAGACCCATCTCCGTGTGGAAGGGCGTCCCTGAGTCGCCCCAGGGGGCCTTCGTGGACAAAGCCAACG GGTTCACCTACTTCTACAAGGGGAAGGAGTACTGGAAGTTCAGCAACCAGAAGCTGAGGGTGGAGCCGGGCTACCCCAGGTCCATCCTGAGGGACTTCATGGGCTGCGACGACACGCTGGACCCGGAGCGCgaccgggaccgggaccgggacagggaccgggaccgggaccgACGGCCCCCGCAGGAGGACGTGGACATCGTCATCAAGCTGGACAACACGGCGGGAACGGTGAAGGCCGTGGCCATCGTCATCCCCTGCGTCCTGGCCCTCTGCCTGCTGGTGCTCCTCTACACCGTCTTTCAGTTCAAGAGGAAAGGCACGCCcagacacatactgtactgcaaGCGCTCCATGCAGGAGTGGGTGTGA